The sequence AAATCCTCTCTTTGAAAGAGAATTGCCCTTTCTATTAATCCACTTGCTAAATCTGGTGGATATTTCATATTGTTGAGTGCGAGATAGTTAGATTTCTCATACTCATGCAGTAAATTATTGTCGTATAGAAATTTATAAGCTTTTAGAATAGCCCCTGAACCTTTATAGGTAAACCATTCTAATTTTTGTTCTAGTTCTGTTTTTGGTTTTGGAATAATGATAGAGATAGGTTTTGAGTGACCTAAAAACTTTTCCCAAGTTCTCAAAGGTTTTGAGAAATGGCTATCACTATAGAATCTCACTTTTTCTTTGAGATATCCCTTGGTAAAGTTGAGAAGTTCTATTTCTGAATGCAACCATTCTTGAATGAAGTAGTGAGCTTTTTCTTTCCTAAGTTCTAACTCAGTTCTTATCCAATTTTCTATATACCGCTTGCTGATGCCGAGCTTCTCAGCTCGTTCTAAGCGTTTATCATAAATTCTAAGTCTTTCATCATCATTGGGTTTTCTCAAATATAAGGTTTGGCCGATTGTTTCATCTCCGTAGGTATTGTAGTAGGTGCTTTTTCCATATATAAAGCGTTTCTTCTGACAAATCTTTAGAAGCTGATTAGGAGTGAAATAGGGTGTTTCATTAAAATCATCTATTGCAATATCAATTCGTCTTACTGAAAATTGATTGTAATTGTAGTAGAGGTTGTTCAGAAACTGTCTTTCGGACAGACTATTTGGATCTAATACCATATCTCTAAAGAACTCGAGTGCCTGTCCTGACATGACAAGCATGTAGGACGACTCTTTCGCTCCATAGTAGATACGGATATTCCCATAATGAAACTGGCTATCATAGTTATAGTATTTAAGGCTCCCTTTATTCTCAATAAATAGGTTATAGTCAAGAAATAGAATATCTTCGATTATTTCTCTTGGCGAAAATTCAGTCTTATCAAACTGAATTTGAATCCAGTCAAATACAGAACGTAAATGTTCATTTTTTGCCATAGATTTTGATTCAACTTTTTGCCTAATTTTGCCACCCTTAAAATCTCCGAAACCCTTGGGAATACTGAATTCTTTCGATGGTACACCTAACTTGCA comes from Streptococcus oralis and encodes:
- a CDS encoding replication initiation factor domain-containing protein translates to MSVDADGPFLTDRVCSNTTLCKLGVPSKEFSIPKGFGDFKGGKIRQKVESKSMAKNEHLRSVFDWIQIQFDKTEFSPREIIEDILFLDYNLFIENKGSLKYYNYDSQFHYGNIRIYYGAKESSYMLVMSGQALEFFRDMVLDPNSLSERQFLNNLYYNYNQFSVRRIDIAIDDFNETPYFTPNQLLKICQKKRFIYGKSTYYNTYGDETIGQTLYLRKPNDDERLRIYDKRLERAEKLGISKRYIENWIRTELELRKEKAHYFIQEWLHSEIELLNFTKGYLKEKVRFYSDSHFSKPLRTWEKFLGHSKPISIIIPKPKTELEQKLEWFTYKGSGAILKAYKFLYDNNLLHEYEKSNYLALNNMKYPPDLASGLIERAILFQREDLIPTIKENIKRRN